The Maribacter aquivivus DNA window TGAGCGTCCGCCTTCGTAACCGATATCTATGATATAATCTACCATTTTAATTACGTCCATATTATGTTCAATAACTAACACAGTATTTCCTTTGTCAGCTAATGTATTCAAAACATCCATTAAAACCCTAATATCTTCAAAATGAAGTCCGGTTGTTGGCTCATCTAAAATATAGAACGTATTACCCGTATCTCTCTTAGAAAGCTCTGTTGCCAACTTTATACGTTGTGCCTCACCACCTGATAACGTTGTTGATTGCTGCCCAAGTGAAATATAACCTAAGCCAACATCTTGTATGGTCTTTAACTTACGATGTATTTTTGGAATAAGTTCAAAGAATGACACTGCTTCGTTAATAGTCATTTCTAAAACATCTGAAATGGACTTGCCTTTATAGCGTATTTCTAGCGTTTCTCTATTAAATCTTTTACCGTTACACGTTTCACATTCTACATAAACATCTGGTAAGAAATTCATTTCAATAACTCTTAATCCACCACCTTGACACGTTTCGCAACGACCACCTTTTACATTAAAACTGAATCTGCCAGGTTTGTACCCTCTAATAGATGCTTCAGTAGTTTTTGCGAACAGCGAACGTATTTCGCTAAATACACCAGTATATGTTGCTGGGTTTGACCTTGGTGTTCTACCTATAGGTGATTGGTTGATGTCAATAACTTTATCTATATGTTCTAGCCCCGTAATTTTCTTATACGGCATTGGCTTTTTAACGCCATTGAAATAATGGGCGTTCATAATAGGGTAAAGTGTCTCGTTTATTAATGTAGATTTTCCACTACCTGATACTCCCGTAACGCCAATCATTTTTCCTAAAGGAAATTTGACCGTTAAGTTTTTTAAGTTATTACCGGTACAACCAGATAATACAATTTCATGTCCATTACCCGGTCTTCTCTTTTTAGGTACTTCAATCTTCTTTACACCGGTCATATAATCGGCTGTAAGCGTATGAACATTTCTCAATTCTTCAGGCGTACCTTGAGATATGATTTCTCCGCCGTTTTTACCTGCTTTAGGACCAATATCAATTACATGATCAGCTCTTTCTATCATATCGCGATCATGTTCTACCACAATAACAGAGTTACCAATATCTCTAAGAGATTCTAATGATTTGATCAATCGTTCATTATCTCGTTGATGTAGACCTATACTTGGCTCATCTAGAATATAAAGTACACCTACCAATTGCGATCCAATTTGGGTTGCTAGTCTTATACGTTGTGCTTCACCACCAGATAATGATTTAGAGCTCCTGTTCAATGATAAATAATCTAGACCTACATCTAGTAAAAATTGTATTCTAGTGCTTATCTCTTTTATAATCTCTTCGGCTATCTTCAACTGATTGCCAGTAAGCTTTTTGTCTAAGCCATTAAAGAATGCTGCTAGCTCTACAATGTCTAAATTAGCTAACTCGGCAATATTCTTATCTTCTATTTTGAAGTAAAGTGATTCTTTTCTAAGGCGGAAACCTGTACATGACGGACAAGTGATTCTGTCCATATATTCTTTTGCCCATCGTTTAATTGATGTTGATGCAGCTTCCTCGAACTGATTTTTTATGAAATTAGAAATTCCTTCATAATCAATTTTATAAGTGCGTTTTACACCTAATGTTTTAGAGTCTACTTCGAAACTTTCTTTACCACCATTTAAAAGAATTTCAATGGCTTCAGTAGGAATAGTATCTATAGGGTCCGTTATTTCAAAATTATAACGTTCTGCGATAGTCTCGATCTGTTTAAATGCCCAAGATTTTTTATAGTCTCCCAATGGGGCTATTCCGCCACCTTTGATAGATAGTTTTTTATTAGGGAATATCTTTTTCTCATTTACTTCATAGACATGACCTAGGCCACTGCAATAGGGGCACATTCCTTTTGGTGAATTAAATGAAAATGTATTAGGTTCAGGGGTAGGATAGGAGATGCCTGTTGACGGGCACATTAAATCTCTACTAAAATACCTTGGTAGATCGGTGCCTTCTTCTAAAACCATTAATACATTGTCGCCACTATACATAGCAGTATTTATAGTTTCAGATAAACGTTTATGAAAATCTTCGCTTTCAACTACTTTTAAACGGTCAATGACAATCTCTATATCGTGCACCTTGTAACGATCCACTTTCATGCCTTTGACAATATCTTTTACTTCACCATCAACACGAACTTTTACAAAACCTTGCTTGGCAATTTGTTCAAATAGCTCACGATAGTGACCTTTTCTTGATTTAATAATAGGTGCAAGAATGTTTATTTTCTTTCCGTTATACGATTCAATTATCAAGTTTTTAATTTGCTCGTCGCTATAACTAACCATTTTTTCGCCCGTATTATAACTATGTGCATCTGCTGCACGGGCGAAGAGTAGTCTTAAGAAATCATATATTTCGGTAATAGTACCTACCGTAGATCTTGGAGATTTTGATGTAGTTTTCTGTTCAATGGCGATAACAGGAGATAGACCATCTATTTTATCAACATCTGGGCGTTCTAATCCGCCTAAAAATTGTCTAGCATACGCAGAAAAAGTTTCAATATAACGTCTCTGTCCTTCAGCATAAATTGTGTCAAAGGCTAATGAAGATTTTCCACTACCAGATAAGCCGGTTATAACAACCAGTTTATCTCGGGGAATGGTAACATCTATATTCTTAAGGTTATGAACGCGTGCGCCCTTAACTTCTATATTTTCTTCAAAATTAATCATGTATTCATAGCAAAGTTGCAAAAGTACGATTTTGAGTGCTAATTACATACGATCTTATATTCTTTGGAATGGCTGAATATCTTAAATTATTGATGCAATCGCTAAATATGCCGTGAAGATTGATTAATGGTAAGCTGAAGAAAACTACATCATTTTAATATGTAGCTATTATTCGTGCATTACTAGTAACGGAACCGAAGTATGGTAACTAAGTTTTTCGACCGGGTTGTTAAAGAATACCTGTTGAAACAAGTTTAAATTTTTGGCTACCATAGTCAACATTTCAATTTTATTTTCTGCGATATATTTTAAAATTGAATCTCTTACGTTTTTGCCTAATATATGATTAAAGCTATGTCTCTCGGTAAATAATTCTTTTAAATAATCATCGAGATAAGCTTGATTAATCACCTGAGAATTTGAAAAGTTGGGTTTTGATTGTGTCATATGTATGACATCTAATTTCGCTTTTGATATTTCAAGAATTTCTGTGATTGAATTTAAAATAGAGTAGGTGTAGAATAGATTAAAATCTGTAGGAAAAGCAATTTTGCTTGGTGTTTTAATAATTGTATTTTCAGATACAGCTAATACATTACATGCTATTTTTGTTATTACATTACCGGTATTGCTACTTATGATAGATGACTTTATGCCCAATGTGCCTTTTGTGCCCATTACTATTAAATCTATCTTTTTTTCTTCTACGGTTTTTCTAACTAAATCAATGAAATTCCCATATTCTTCTAAGGCAATAAATTGATGTAAAGCGTTGCTAGGTAAATTTGAAATTTGTTTAAAAAGAAGTTGTAGGTTTTCTTTTGTTGAGATTTTTTTAGGGCTAGTCATTACCATTAATGAATTGCCTTGAATGTCAGAATTACGTAATTCATCGATATGTAGCATATAAAATATGCACTGTTCATTCTTGAACAGATTAATGGCATATTCAAACGCGTTCCAAGAGCTGCTGGAAAAATTTGTGGGAATTAAAATATGTTTCATTCAATCGACTTACTAAACAAAAGTAAATCCTTATTGAAACCTGATAAATGATATTTATCAGATTTGGTTTAATTTACATATTGTAATGCCTTCAATTCCATAATTTGAATGTTGCGACCTTCAATTGCTATAAGCCCCTCTTTTTTAAAACCGGATAATGTACGTATTAAGCTTTCTGTTGCAATACCTGCTACACTGGCAAGGTCATTACGTGAGATTCTAATGGGTTCATTTGGTTTTGTATTCATGACATCCGCAAATTGTAATAAGGTTTGTGCTGTCTTTCTGCGTACAGAACTATATGCCATTTGTAATAGTTGAGCTTTAATATTAGAAATGTTTGCCGATAAAAGTTGCATGAGTTCCATAGAAATGGTCTTGTTTTCGTTGAGTATTTCCTGTAAGTTTTCTTTAGAAATACCTGCTAATTCAACATCACTCATGGCGGTAGCTGATTCTTGATAAGGTACATTGTTCAGAAAAGAAGTGAAGCCCAAAAAGTCATCTGCTTTGGCTAATGATGTAATTAATTCTTTTCCGTCTGGATCCATGTTGTAACATTTTACCAGTCCTTTTAAAACAAGATAAATTTTATTAGAACGGGTGTCTTCATCATAAATATGCTCCCCTTCTTTAAAATTTGTCAGTTCTCCATTATCATCAAAAAAGTTTTTAAGTTCGTGAATGGTTCGCATTTCATTTTCAGAAACTCCGTATTCTTTTGAAGTTTTATCTTGCAAACGTACCAAAAGTTCAGCTTTGGCCAATCTGCTTTCTACGGCACTCATTAAGTCTTCTTCTTCAAAGGGTTTGGTTAAGTAGTCATCTGCCCCAAGGTCCATTCCTTTTCGTATTTCTTTATGCTCGGTTTTTGCAGATAGAAAAATGAATGGTATGTGTTTTGTTTTTTCATTATTAGAAAGATTTTCAAGTACACCATAGCCGTCAACCTCTGGCATCATAATATCACAAATGATAATGTCTGGTAAATTCTCAATTGCGCTAGTAATACCTATTTTACCATTGGATGCCGTGATTACATTGTAACCCGCTAATTCTAAAAGTTCTTCGGTATTTTCTCGTAAGGCTTTGTCATCCTCAATCAATAAAATTCTTTTCATCTTCTAGTTGGTTTTTAATTTTGGAATACATAAAGTAAATGTTGACCCTATACTTTCTGTACTTGAAAATTCAAGACTACCGCCCAGATTCTCAATATGCTGTTTTGCAATATTTAATCCTATTCCCGTACCCTGTGTCAATAAAGCGTTCTCTGCTCTAAAATAACGATTAAATATGTGTTTTTGCTCTTCTATTGGTATACCAATGCCTTCATCAATTACGCTAATAGCGTAACCGATATCTTTTATGTCCACTTTAATGTCAATTGTAGAATCTTCTGGAGAGTACTTAATAGCATTATGTACTAAATTAGATAGCGCCAATTCTAGGGTCTTTTCATCAAACTGAATATTTAACTCGTCAATATTCTCTGGGTAACGTATTTGCTGCCCAGATTTTAATAACATATTAGAGTTATATACCACCTCATTTACAATTTTGCTAAGTGGAAATTCTTCAATCTTATAATTGACCTTACCAGATTCTAGGCGTTCAACAGATAGAAAATCATTAAGTATGGTATCTAAATATTTTACTTTGTTCTTAATTGTGGTTACGTGCTTATCTCTTTTAGGCTGTTGTTCCGTTTCTGTATATTTTCCAAGTAAGGTTATTGAAGTCAATATACTGCTCAATGGAGTTTTGAATTCATGTGATACTAGGGATAGGAAACGGGTTTTAAGTTCATTGAGTTCTTTTTCAACAGCAAGAGCTTCTGTAAGTTGGTGTGTGCGCTCTTCTACTAGATTCTCTAAGTTTTCTGTGTAGTTCTTTCTTTCTGTAATGTCTAGAATAAAAGCAACGAATACTTTTTTATCTCCTAAATTTGATAGTTGTAGATGTACTTCTACAGGGTATGTAGTGCCATCTTTTCTGCCGTGCTTGGTTTCAAAATTTACTTTAGATGTTGTATCTTTTAATAATGGTGATATTAGATTTTCAAATTGCGAAATATCCATTTCCGGTTTAATATCAACAGGTGTCATTTCATACATTTCTTTAATTGAATACCCTATATTTCTTTGGGCTTCTTTGTTGACATTTAGAAATTTATAGGTTTCAGCATCGAATACGAAAATTTCATTTAACGATTCGTCAAAAATACGAGCCCAATGACTTAGCTCTTCTTCTCTACTTTTTCGTTCTGTAATATCGATTACTAATGCCATTACATAAGTGGCACCATAAAATTCAAACGGATTTAAACCGGCCTCTACAGGAAACTCCTTTCCGTCTTTACATATGCCATATAGGTTTCTGCCATGCCCCATTTGGCGTTTATCACTTTTTGCAATAAAATTATCTACATGGGCATCATGACCTGCATGGTATCTTCTAGGAATTAAAATATCTAAGGGCTTACCAATTAGTTCGCCTTTTTCGTACCCAAACATTTGTAGAGAGGATGTATTTGTGGCTACAATTATTTGATTGGCATTTACAACAATAATACCTTCTGATACCCCTTCTGATAGTAAATTGAATATGTCACTGTTTTCTTGAAAATCACGCATATATCAAATATATCGAATAAGACTGATTATTATCATATAAAAATAAGATGTTGCTTTATATTTTTACTGGGAATCAACTAAGACAAGATAAAATGGAAAATACGCCGAAAACAATGAACGGACTCTATGAAAATTTAGGAAAACTGTTCTATGCCGTTGCCATAAGTGATGGCACTGTGCATAACAATGAATGGGAAAAAGTTAAGGAGTA harbors:
- a CDS encoding response regulator, translated to MKRILLIEDDKALRENTEELLELAGYNVITASNGKIGITSAIENLPDIIICDIMMPEVDGYGVLENLSNNEKTKHIPFIFLSAKTEHKEIRKGMDLGADDYLTKPFEEEDLMSAVESRLAKAELLVRLQDKTSKEYGVSENEMRTIHELKNFFDDNGELTNFKEGEHIYDEDTRSNKIYLVLKGLVKCYNMDPDGKELITSLAKADDFLGFTSFLNNVPYQESATAMSDVELAGISKENLQEILNENKTISMELMQLLSANISNIKAQLLQMAYSSVRRKTAQTLLQFADVMNTKPNEPIRISRNDLASVAGIATESLIRTLSGFKKEGLIAIEGRNIQIMELKALQYVN
- a CDS encoding universal stress protein, with the protein product MKHILIPTNFSSSSWNAFEYAINLFKNEQCIFYMLHIDELRNSDIQGNSLMVMTSPKKISTKENLQLLFKQISNLPSNALHQFIALEEYGNFIDLVRKTVEEKKIDLIVMGTKGTLGIKSSIISSNTGNVITKIACNVLAVSENTIIKTPSKIAFPTDFNLFYTYSILNSITEILEISKAKLDVIHMTQSKPNFSNSQVINQAYLDDYLKELFTERHSFNHILGKNVRDSILKYIAENKIEMLTMVAKNLNLFQQVFFNNPVEKLSYHTSVPLLVMHE
- a CDS encoding sensor histidine kinase, with amino-acid sequence MRDFQENSDIFNLLSEGVSEGIIVVNANQIIVATNTSSLQMFGYEKGELIGKPLDILIPRRYHAGHDAHVDNFIAKSDKRQMGHGRNLYGICKDGKEFPVEAGLNPFEFYGATYVMALVIDITERKSREEELSHWARIFDESLNEIFVFDAETYKFLNVNKEAQRNIGYSIKEMYEMTPVDIKPEMDISQFENLISPLLKDTTSKVNFETKHGRKDGTTYPVEVHLQLSNLGDKKVFVAFILDITERKNYTENLENLVEERTHQLTEALAVEKELNELKTRFLSLVSHEFKTPLSSILTSITLLGKYTETEQQPKRDKHVTTIKNKVKYLDTILNDFLSVERLESGKVNYKIEEFPLSKIVNEVVYNSNMLLKSGQQIRYPENIDELNIQFDEKTLELALSNLVHNAIKYSPEDSTIDIKVDIKDIGYAISVIDEGIGIPIEEQKHIFNRYFRAENALLTQGTGIGLNIAKQHIENLGGSLEFSSTESIGSTFTLCIPKLKTN
- the uvrA gene encoding excinuclease ABC subunit UvrA — encoded protein: MINFEENIEVKGARVHNLKNIDVTIPRDKLVVITGLSGSGKSSLAFDTIYAEGQRRYIETFSAYARQFLGGLERPDVDKIDGLSPVIAIEQKTTSKSPRSTVGTITEIYDFLRLLFARAADAHSYNTGEKMVSYSDEQIKNLIIESYNGKKINILAPIIKSRKGHYRELFEQIAKQGFVKVRVDGEVKDIVKGMKVDRYKVHDIEIVIDRLKVVESEDFHKRLSETINTAMYSGDNVLMVLEEGTDLPRYFSRDLMCPSTGISYPTPEPNTFSFNSPKGMCPYCSGLGHVYEVNEKKIFPNKKLSIKGGGIAPLGDYKKSWAFKQIETIAERYNFEITDPIDTIPTEAIEILLNGGKESFEVDSKTLGVKRTYKIDYEGISNFIKNQFEEAASTSIKRWAKEYMDRITCPSCTGFRLRKESLYFKIEDKNIAELANLDIVELAAFFNGLDKKLTGNQLKIAEEIIKEISTRIQFLLDVGLDYLSLNRSSKSLSGGEAQRIRLATQIGSQLVGVLYILDEPSIGLHQRDNERLIKSLESLRDIGNSVIVVEHDRDMIERADHVIDIGPKAGKNGGEIISQGTPEELRNVHTLTADYMTGVKKIEVPKKRRPGNGHEIVLSGCTGNNLKNLTVKFPLGKMIGVTGVSGSGKSTLINETLYPIMNAHYFNGVKKPMPYKKITGLEHIDKVIDINQSPIGRTPRSNPATYTGVFSEIRSLFAKTTEASIRGYKPGRFSFNVKGGRCETCQGGGLRVIEMNFLPDVYVECETCNGKRFNRETLEIRYKGKSISDVLEMTINEAVSFFELIPKIHRKLKTIQDVGLGYISLGQQSTTLSGGEAQRIKLATELSKRDTGNTFYILDEPTTGLHFEDIRVLMDVLNTLADKGNTVLVIEHNMDVIKMVDYIIDIGYEGGRSGGQLVAKGTPEQVAKDKKSYTAKFLKRELK